In Haloplanus rubicundus, one DNA window encodes the following:
- the hemL gene encoding glutamate-1-semialdehyde 2,1-aminomutase: MNHDESRDLYDRALSVLPGGVNSSVRASMPYPFFVERGDGAHVIDADGNRYLDYVMGYGPLLYGHDLPDPVQAAIQSHVSSGPMYGAPTEVEVDLAEFVARHVPSIEMIRFVNSGTEATVSAVRLARAYTGRDKIVVMQGGYHGAQESTLVEGGPEGAHPSSPGIPDSFAEHTIPVPFNDSDTVTDVFEAHGDDIAAVLTEPILGNMGVVMPVDGFHETLRELCDEHGSLLIFDEVITGFRVGGLGCAQSEFGVTPDLTTLGKIVGGGFPVGAVGGRAEIVEHLTPGGDVFQSGTFSGHPVTMAAGLETLRYAAENDVYDHVNALGEQLRAGITDIVEERAPEYTVVGTGSIFKTIFTRDGAGGADRCAAGCRQRTDCPNYDACPKTGADVAAAETNRWERVFWQEMKDRRVFLTANQFEAQFVSYAHTEEDIQRTIDAYQEAL, from the coding sequence ATGAACCACGACGAATCGCGGGACCTGTACGACCGGGCGCTGTCGGTGCTTCCCGGCGGCGTCAACTCCTCGGTGCGGGCGTCGATGCCTTACCCCTTCTTCGTCGAGCGCGGCGACGGCGCGCACGTGATCGACGCCGACGGCAACCGGTATCTCGACTACGTGATGGGCTACGGTCCCCTGCTGTACGGCCACGACCTGCCCGACCCCGTCCAGGCGGCGATCCAGTCCCACGTCAGTTCCGGCCCGATGTACGGCGCGCCGACGGAGGTAGAGGTCGATCTCGCGGAGTTCGTCGCCCGCCACGTCCCCTCCATCGAGATGATCCGCTTCGTCAACTCGGGGACCGAAGCCACCGTCTCGGCGGTCCGCCTCGCGCGGGCGTACACCGGGCGCGACAAGATCGTCGTCATGCAGGGCGGCTACCACGGCGCCCAGGAGTCGACGCTCGTCGAGGGCGGGCCGGAGGGTGCCCACCCCTCCTCGCCAGGCATTCCCGACTCCTTCGCCGAGCACACCATCCCCGTCCCGTTCAACGACTCCGACACCGTCACCGACGTGTTCGAGGCCCACGGCGACGACATCGCGGCCGTCCTCACCGAACCGATCCTCGGTAACATGGGCGTCGTGATGCCCGTCGACGGCTTCCACGAGACGCTGCGCGAACTCTGTGACGAACACGGCTCCCTCCTGATCTTCGACGAGGTGATCACCGGCTTCCGCGTCGGCGGCCTCGGCTGTGCCCAGAGCGAGTTCGGCGTCACGCCCGATCTGACGACCCTAGGAAAGATCGTCGGCGGTGGCTTCCCCGTCGGGGCCGTCGGCGGCCGGGCCGAAATCGTCGAACACCTCACCCCCGGCGGCGACGTGTTCCAGTCGGGCACCTTCTCCGGCCACCCGGTGACGATGGCCGCCGGGCTCGAAACCCTGCGCTACGCCGCCGAGAACGACGTGTACGACCACGTGAACGCGCTGGGCGAGCAACTGCGTGCGGGCATCACCGACATCGTAGAGGAGCGCGCCCCGGAGTACACCGTCGTCGGCACGGGCAGCATCTTCAAGACGATCTTCACCCGGGACGGCGCGGGCGGCGCCGACCGCTGTGCGGCCGGCTGTCGCCAGCGCACGGACTGCCCGAACTACGACGCCTGTCCCAAGACGGGGGCGGACGTGGCGGCCGCCGAGACCAACCGCTGGGAGCGGGTGTTCTGGCAGGAGATGAAGGATCGGCGGGTGTTCCTCACCGCCAACCAGTTCGAGGCGCAGTTCGTCAGCTACGCCCACACCGAAGAGGACATCCAGCGGACCATCGACGCGTATCAGGAAGCGCTATAG
- a CDS encoding ammonium transporter: MLTPLQIDPAALASGVNNVWVLTVTFLIFFMHAGFAMLEAGQVRSKNVANQLTKNMLTWSVGVIIYFLVGAGVSSIVGGGANPFGYIAGGSDAWIGWLFGAVFAMTAATIVSGAVAGRAKLRAYVTYTILLAAVIYPVVTGLTWAGGFLNDIGPGFQDFAGGMIVHGMGGIAGLTAAWVLGPRMDRYNEDGSVNIIPGHSLTFAVLGTLILCFGWYGFNVGTAASVFVVEEGSVALGAFGDTVGRVALTTTLGMAAGAIGAATAALAKTGKVDTLYVANGMLAGLVGITSNTNAITWVGALVIGGLAGAQLPVVFEFIEKRLKIDDVCAVFPVHGSAGVLGALLFPLFAIPGYSVSFVGQIAGVAVIGGWTIVATALVFGALKLIGQARVSPEHEREGLDVAEHGVNTYPEFGDPGADVMADGGNEIIRTDGGDREIKMVVAMLRPEKLGDVKQAIAEVGAPSITVTNVSGRGSQPAKKGQWRGEEYTVDLHQKVKIECVVADVPAMDVAEAIRDSANTGEPGDGKIFIMPVDEAVQVRTGKTGPDAV, translated from the coding sequence ATGCTGACGCCGCTCCAGATCGATCCGGCGGCGCTCGCCTCCGGTGTGAACAACGTCTGGGTGCTCACGGTCACCTTCCTGATCTTCTTCATGCACGCCGGCTTCGCCATGCTGGAGGCGGGGCAGGTACGCTCGAAGAACGTGGCGAACCAGTTGACCAAGAACATGCTGACCTGGAGCGTCGGCGTCATCATCTACTTCCTGGTGGGCGCGGGCGTCTCGAGCATCGTCGGCGGGGGCGCGAACCCGTTCGGCTACATCGCCGGCGGCTCCGACGCGTGGATCGGCTGGCTCTTCGGCGCGGTGTTCGCCATGACGGCGGCGACCATCGTCAGCGGGGCCGTGGCCGGTCGCGCGAAACTCCGCGCGTACGTCACGTACACCATCCTGCTGGCCGCGGTCATCTACCCGGTCGTCACCGGTCTCACCTGGGCCGGCGGCTTCCTGAACGACATCGGCCCCGGCTTCCAGGACTTCGCGGGCGGCATGATCGTCCACGGCATGGGCGGCATCGCCGGCCTCACGGCCGCGTGGGTCCTCGGTCCCCGGATGGACCGCTACAACGAGGACGGCTCGGTCAACATCATCCCCGGCCACTCGCTCACCTTCGCGGTGCTGGGGACGCTCATCCTCTGTTTCGGCTGGTACGGCTTCAACGTCGGCACGGCGGCCTCGGTGTTCGTCGTCGAGGAGGGCTCGGTCGCCCTCGGCGCCTTCGGCGACACGGTCGGTCGCGTCGCGCTGACGACCACCCTCGGCATGGCGGCGGGCGCCATCGGCGCCGCGACGGCCGCCCTCGCCAAGACCGGCAAGGTCGACACGCTGTACGTCGCGAACGGGATGCTCGCCGGTCTCGTCGGCATCACGAGCAACACCAACGCAATCACGTGGGTCGGTGCCCTCGTGATCGGCGGTCTCGCCGGCGCGCAGCTGCCCGTCGTCTTCGAATTCATCGAGAAGCGGCTCAAGATCGACGACGTCTGTGCGGTGTTCCCGGTTCACGGCTCCGCGGGCGTCCTCGGTGCCTTGCTCTTCCCGCTGTTCGCGATTCCCGGCTACTCGGTGAGCTTCGTCGGCCAGATTGCCGGCGTCGCGGTCATCGGCGGCTGGACCATCGTCGCGACGGCGCTGGTGTTCGGCGCCCTCAAGCTGATCGGGCAGGCCCGCGTCTCCCCCGAACACGAACGTGAAGGCCTCGACGTGGCCGAACACGGCGTCAACACCTACCCCGAGTTCGGCGACCCCGGCGCCGACGTGATGGCGGACGGCGGCAACGAGATCATCCGGACCGACGGCGGTGACCGCGAGATCAAGATGGTCGTCGCGATGCTCCGCCCGGAGAAACTGGGCGACGTGAAACAGGCCATCGCCGAAGTGGGTGCCCCCTCGATCACTGTGACGAACGTCTCCGGTCGCGGGTCCCAGCCCGCGAAGAAGGGCCAGTGGCGTGGCGAGGAGTACACCGTCGATCTGCACCAGAAAGTGAAAATCGAGTGCGTCGTCGCGGACGTTCCCGCCATGGACGTGGCCGAGGCGATTCGCGACAGCGCCAACACGGGCGAACCCGGCGACGGCAAAATCTTCATCATGCCCGTCGACGAGGCGGTGCAGGTCCGCACCGGCAAGACGGGTCCCGACGCGGTCTGA
- the hemB gene encoding porphobilinogen synthase — translation MNTDRPRRLRRDGVRSLVSETELRATDLIAPVFVDATTDERVPIESMPGHERVPVAEAVARVEEVLATGVEAVMLFGIPESKDAEGSRAWAEDGVVQRATRAVTAETDATVITDVCLCEYTDHGHCGALEPNAREDPTLTVDNDATLDLLAQTAVSQAEAGADMVAPSSMTDGMVGRIRTALDDAGFADVAIMSYAAKYESAFYGPFRDAADGAPAFGDRRHYQMDPANGREALREVRLDVEQGADVLMIKPGLPYLDVVSAVRREFDRPVAAYNVSGEYAMLHAAAEKGWLDLDAVARESLLALKRAGADVIVTYFAERIAPDR, via the coding sequence ATGAACACCGACCGCCCGCGCCGGCTCCGCCGCGACGGCGTGCGTTCGCTGGTCAGCGAAACCGAACTCCGGGCGACGGATCTGATCGCCCCCGTCTTCGTCGACGCGACGACCGACGAACGGGTGCCCATCGAATCGATGCCCGGGCACGAACGCGTCCCCGTCGCCGAGGCGGTCGCCCGCGTCGAGGAGGTGCTGGCGACGGGCGTCGAGGCCGTCATGCTCTTCGGAATCCCGGAGTCGAAAGACGCCGAGGGGTCGCGGGCGTGGGCCGAGGACGGCGTCGTCCAGCGGGCGACCCGCGCGGTCACCGCCGAGACGGACGCGACGGTCATCACCGACGTCTGTCTCTGTGAGTACACCGACCACGGCCACTGCGGCGCCCTGGAACCGAACGCCCGCGAGGATCCGACGCTGACCGTCGACAACGACGCGACCCTCGACCTCCTCGCGCAGACCGCGGTCTCGCAGGCCGAGGCGGGCGCAGACATGGTCGCCCCCTCGAGCATGACCGACGGGATGGTCGGACGGATTCGGACGGCCCTCGACGACGCCGGCTTCGCGGACGTGGCGATCATGTCCTACGCCGCCAAGTACGAGAGCGCGTTTTACGGCCCGTTCCGTGACGCCGCCGACGGCGCGCCCGCTTTCGGCGACCGACGCCACTACCAGATGGACCCCGCGAACGGCCGGGAGGCGCTTCGGGAGGTTCGCCTCGACGTCGAGCAGGGCGCGGACGTGCTGATGATCAAACCCGGCCTCCCCTACCTCGACGTGGTGAGCGCCGTCCGCCGGGAGTTCGACCGTCCCGTCGCGGCCTACAACGTCAGCGGCGAGTACGCGATGCTCCACGCCGCGGCGGAGAAGGGGTGGCTCGACCTGGACGCGGTGGCGCGGGAGTCCTTGCTCGCGCTCAAACGCGCCGGGGCCGACGTGATCGTGACGTACTTCGCGGAACGGATCGCGCCCGACCGCTGA
- a CDS encoding DedA family protein encodes MLSPLQVSQLPDTLRDLLAADYGLLVLFGVFVLEGAMLLYVVPSELVVPGALALLGGSVETAILVVAVAVAGATVGQFALFTVAKRAGRERLLRSRWFRISDDALDRFEGWFDRWGPVVVPVSNTLLFTRGMVTVPAGLAGMDDRRFVLLSALGTLSFESILAALFLWFGTVL; translated from the coding sequence GTGCTCTCCCCGCTCCAGGTCTCGCAGTTGCCCGACACCCTCCGAGACCTGCTGGCCGCGGACTACGGCCTCCTCGTCCTGTTCGGCGTGTTCGTCCTCGAAGGGGCGATGTTGCTGTACGTCGTCCCGAGCGAACTCGTGGTGCCGGGCGCGCTGGCCCTCCTCGGGGGGTCCGTCGAGACGGCCATCCTCGTCGTCGCCGTCGCCGTCGCCGGCGCGACGGTCGGCCAGTTCGCGCTGTTCACGGTCGCCAAACGCGCCGGCCGGGAGCGGCTGCTCCGGTCGCGGTGGTTCCGGATCAGCGACGACGCCCTCGACCGGTTCGAGGGCTGGTTCGACCGCTGGGGACCGGTCGTCGTCCCCGTGAGCAACACGCTCCTGTTCACCCGCGGGATGGTGACGGTGCCCGCCGGCCTCGCGGGGATGGACGACCGCCGGTTCGTGCTCCTGTCGGCGCTCGGCACGCTCTCGTTCGAGTCGATTCTCGCGGCGCTGTTTCTCTGGTTCGGAACCGTGCTGTGA
- a CDS encoding DUF6757 family protein has product MKCHYCDREAAYAAEKEGIRVGLCESHFRERLEELAESDDLAALREKIDIDRTE; this is encoded by the coding sequence ATGAAGTGTCACTACTGTGATCGCGAGGCCGCCTACGCCGCGGAGAAGGAAGGCATTCGCGTCGGCCTCTGCGAGAGCCACTTCCGCGAGCGGCTGGAGGAGCTCGCGGAATCCGACGATCTCGCCGCCCTGCGCGAGAAGATCGATATCGACCGCACCGAGTAG
- a CDS encoding PHP domain-containing protein: MDVVADLHVHTTASDGRLTVPELPAAARRAGVDVVAVTDHDRLHPDLDAPVTTRDDVTVIHGIELQVETATGRIDLLGYGVRETPALRAELDRLQTDRIERARRMAERVEDRLDVSLDVTFEAGVGRPHVARAVDASDADCDYAGAFERFIGDDGPCYVSRSVPSVERGLDLLADAAAVVSLAHPFRYADSEAALDLAPHLDGIERYYPYGRPVDEAQLDAVIERHDLLATGGSDAHDGRLGLAGLDADEYARMASRLPDAQG; this comes from the coding sequence ATGGACGTGGTCGCCGACCTGCACGTACACACGACGGCTTCCGACGGTCGGCTGACCGTTCCCGAACTCCCGGCGGCGGCGCGACGCGCCGGGGTCGACGTCGTCGCCGTGACCGATCACGACCGCCTCCATCCCGACCTCGACGCGCCGGTGACGACACGCGACGACGTGACGGTGATCCACGGGATCGAGCTACAGGTGGAGACGGCGACGGGGCGGATCGATCTGTTGGGCTACGGCGTCAGGGAGACGCCGGCGCTCCGGGCGGAGCTGGATCGCCTCCAGACCGACCGGATCGAGCGCGCCCGGCGCATGGCCGAGCGGGTCGAGGACCGACTCGACGTGTCGCTCGACGTGACGTTCGAAGCCGGCGTCGGGCGGCCCCACGTCGCCCGCGCCGTCGACGCCAGCGACGCCGACTGCGACTACGCGGGCGCGTTCGAGCGGTTCATCGGCGACGACGGCCCCTGTTACGTCTCGCGGTCGGTGCCGAGCGTCGAACGAGGCCTCGACCTCCTCGCCGACGCGGCGGCGGTCGTCTCGCTCGCGCACCCGTTCCGGTACGCCGACTCCGAGGCGGCGCTCGACCTCGCACCCCATCTCGACGGGATCGAACGGTACTACCCGTACGGGCGCCCGGTCGACGAGGCGCAACTCGACGCGGTGATCGAGCGTCACGACCTGCTGGCGACCGGGGGGAGCGACGCCCACGACGGCCGGCTCGGGCTCGCCGGTCTCGACGCGGACGAATACGCGCGTATGGCGTCACGCCTGCCGGATGCGCAGGGTTAA
- a CDS encoding DUF5789 family protein, with protein sequence MKFNGTGEMIDALEFPITTDEIIADHGEHELELQRGTERVGEVLERLGTEEFEGPEDVRLSVRSAVGHKAIGRRFYSDRDPTALGESGPTPLSL encoded by the coding sequence ATGAAGTTCAACGGCACTGGCGAGATGATCGACGCCCTGGAATTCCCGATCACCACCGACGAGATCATCGCCGACCACGGCGAGCACGAACTCGAACTGCAGCGTGGGACCGAGCGAGTCGGCGAGGTCCTCGAACGCCTCGGCACCGAGGAGTTCGAAGGTCCCGAGGACGTGCGGCTCTCCGTTCGCTCCGCGGTCGGTCACAAGGCCATCGGCCGGCGCTTCTACAGCGACCGCGACCCGACGGCCCTCGGCGAGAGCGGCCCGACGCCCCTGTCGCTCTAA
- a CDS encoding DUF5784 family protein produces the protein MARPLRFRHAPGRWTEGRVRAEVFDPLDANLGATWNRPWFKPPEGYDARRFDVDNGDTALFCWTDDEAYWLGNTETPSSLWRTDKYGFEEVPTPVAEWAERELRAELHEQSPWLADYPYLSWFFLPVFLSKDGRWTTRDFFDDHAGGFPDASRDDALEFYESFLSTGVLDDYRETMAGKLGTSEQLDLTRMAATMGEFHTAKLLVDAGYDVEPEIEVTTGHSIDFQAQAPDGQQPLVEVTRPLPPNRRSAGTPVAAVRDTAKTKTDGQLAAHAGGVVLFVDCSSFPDDDWYAVRDARPEVGHRPAVVYRMRPDGRVAGYTKGSVPLELDSVLD, from the coding sequence GTGGCACGACCGCTCCGTTTTCGACACGCCCCCGGGCGCTGGACCGAGGGCCGCGTCCGCGCCGAGGTGTTCGACCCGCTCGACGCCAACCTCGGCGCGACGTGGAATCGCCCGTGGTTCAAACCGCCCGAGGGGTACGACGCCCGGCGGTTCGACGTCGACAACGGCGACACCGCGCTCTTCTGCTGGACCGACGACGAAGCGTACTGGCTGGGCAACACCGAGACGCCGTCGAGCCTCTGGCGCACCGACAAGTACGGCTTCGAGGAGGTGCCCACTCCCGTCGCGGAGTGGGCCGAGCGCGAACTCCGCGCCGAACTCCACGAGCAGTCGCCGTGGTTGGCGGACTATCCGTACCTGTCGTGGTTCTTCCTCCCCGTCTTCCTCTCGAAGGACGGCCGGTGGACGACCCGCGACTTCTTCGACGACCACGCGGGCGGGTTCCCGGACGCGAGCCGCGACGACGCGCTCGAATTCTACGAGTCCTTCCTCTCGACGGGTGTCCTCGACGACTACCGGGAGACGATGGCGGGGAAACTCGGCACCTCGGAACAGCTTGATCTGACGCGGATGGCGGCGACGATGGGCGAGTTCCACACCGCGAAGCTCCTCGTCGACGCCGGCTACGACGTGGAACCCGAAATCGAGGTGACGACGGGCCACTCCATCGACTTCCAGGCGCAGGCGCCGGACGGCCAACAGCCGTTGGTGGAGGTGACGCGTCCGCTGCCGCCGAATCGCCGGTCGGCGGGAACCCCCGTCGCCGCCGTGCGCGACACGGCGAAGACGAAGACGGACGGCCAGCTCGCCGCCCACGCGGGCGGGGTCGTGCTGTTCGTCGACTGTTCGTCGTTCCCGGACGACGACTGGTACGCGGTCAGGGACGCCCGCCCGGAGGTGGGCCACCGGCCGGCGGTCGTCTACCGGATGCGGCCGGACGGCCGCGTCGCTGGCTACACGAAGGGTTCGGTGCCGCTAGAACTAGATTCGGTGCTGGATTAG